A region of Rhodamnia argentea isolate NSW1041297 chromosome 9, ASM2092103v1, whole genome shotgun sequence DNA encodes the following proteins:
- the LOC115755403 gene encoding uncharacterized protein LOC115755403, with the protein MLKSEKREKGSHERRSTYYLASFLLPTLLGVYAYRFLREKARAVPRNYDVFLSFRGGDTRTGFTDFLYNSLVAAGVRVFRDDDALPVGEEIGPELLRAINSCRIAIPIISEQYAESKWCLRELTEIMECHDKHGLSVFPVFYMVDVSDVARQFGKFGEALRKHELQFSSEVQGWQKALFLVTRIRGWSSQTVANGYAGELVKMMVATVLSELKTTWIERLPIRSVYLYFSEKTKRESNWQVFLSFHGPDTRSSFAAYLYVSLVAAGISVFNHDDPSLIGRDFRDEIWKAIEHCKISIPILSKSYVSSHCCLHELARMVDCKRTKGQKILPIFFEVKRENMLRHRELVDGSTCERWEQALREVGSSKGWVSEKIANGDQGVLVKRVVKEVSRLSKNSQTHDPPMPIDSPLIQASGFAVEIKSGQEKRSTVLRNYDVYLSFRGGDTPTGFTDFLYNSLVAAGVHVFRDYDALPVDEEIGQELLWAIRTCRIAIPIISQQYAQSKWCLRVLAEMMDCHRKHGKSVFPVFYNVLFDDVVCQRGNFKEAFWRHEKQCSSEEVLEWWEALSSVACIKGWMSQTIANGQEGELVKTVVAKVLSELDTTWIERLPIFIRSAYLYFSEKKRRQTKWHVFLNYRGPDTRRGFAAYLYISLVAAKIKVFSTYDPSLIGTYVGCEIQNAIDHCKISIPILSENYASSCYCLDELAQMVECKRTKGQKIMPIFYKVKPSNVRDVSHRFGEDMRLHKELVNEIAYERWERALREVGSSKGWVSEKIANGHEGVLVKRVVKEVSRLLNNPQTHEPPSPSTKY; encoded by the exons ATGCTTAAATccgaaaagagagaaaagggaagTCACGAACGGAGAAGTACATATTACTTAGCAAGTTTTCTCCTGCCAACCCTTCTGGGCGTGTACGCGTACAGATTCCTGCGGGAGAAAGCAAGAGCCGTCCCTAGAAACTACgacgtgttcttgagcttcagaggcggAGACACCCGCACCGGCTTCACTGATTTCCTTTACAACAGCCTGGTAGCTGCTGGGGTCCGCGTGTTCAGGGACGACGATGCGCTCCCGGTCGGCGAGGAGATTGGCCCGGAGCTTCTCCGGGCTATCAATAGTTGTAGGATTGCGATCCCCATCATCTCTGAACAGTATGCAGAGAGTAAATGGTGTCTCCGTGAGCTCACCGAGATTATGGAGTGCCACGACAAGCACGGATTATCCGTCTTCCCTGTATTTTATATGGTGGATGTTTCTGACGTAGCTCGCCAATTCGGTAAATTTGGAGAGGCTTTAAGGAAACATGAGTTGCAGTTCAGCTCAGAAGTGCAGGGCTGGCAGAAAGCGCTGTTTCTTGTAACGAGGATTAGAGGATGGTCATCACAAACCGTTGCCAATGG GTATGCAGGAGAGCTGGTGAAAATGATGGTTGCAACGGTTTTAAGTGAATTGAAGACGACGTGGATCGAACGGCTGCCCATAAGATCAG TGTATCTGTACTTTTCGGAGAAGACAAAAAGAGAAAGTAATTGGCAAGTGTTCTTGTCATTTCATGGTCCTGATACTCGATCCAGCTTTGCTGCTTATCTCTACGTTAGCCTTGTAGCTGCAGGAATCAGTGTGTTCAACCATGATGATCCTTCCCTCATAGGTAGAGATTTTAGAGATGAGATTTGGAAAGCCATAGAACACTGCAAGATATCCATTCCGATTCTATCGAAAAGTTATGTCTCCTCTCATTGTTGCCTCCATGAGCTAGCTCGAATGGTTGATTGCAAGAGAACAAAGGGCCAAAAGATATTGCCCATCTTCTTtgaagtgaagagagagaacatGCTTCGACATCGAGAGCTAGTCGATGGAAGTACTTGTGAACGGTGGGAGCAAGCTCTGAGGGAGGTTGGGTCCTCCAAAGGATGGGTATCAGAGAAAATCGCCAATGG AGACCAAGGGGTCCTTGTAAAACGGGTGGTCAAGGAGGTTTCAAGGTTGTCGAAGAATTCCCAGACACACGATCCCCCTATGCCTATTGATTCACCATTGATTCAGGCTTCAGGGTTCGCGGTTGAAATAAAATCTGGACAG GAGAAAAGAAGCACTGTCCTTCGTAACTACGATGTGTACTTGAGCTTCAGAGGTGGTGACACACCCACTGGCTTCACCGATTTCCTCTACAACAGCCTGGTAGCTGCTGGGGTCCATGTGTTCAGAGATTATGATGCGCTCCCAGTCGACGAGGAGATAGGCCAGGAGCTTCTCTGGGCCATCAGGACTTGTAGAATCGCTATCCCCATCATCTCACAGCAGTATGCGCAGAGTAAATGGTGCCTCCGCGTGCTCGCTGAGATGATGGATTGCCACAGAAAGCATGGCAAATCAGTCTTCCCTGTATTCTATAATGTCCTTTTTGATGATGTAGTTTGCCAACGAGGTAACTTTAAAGAGGCTTTCTGGAGACATGAGAAGCAATGCAGCTCAGAAGAAGTGCTAGAATGGTGGGAAGCGCTGAGTTCTGTAGCTTGTATTAAAGGATGGATGTCACAAACCATTGCTAACGG GCAGGAAGGAGAGCTTGTAAAAACAGTGGTAGCAAAAGTTTTGAGTGAATTGGATACAACGTGGATTGAACGGCTCCCCATTTTCATAAGATCAG CGTATCTTTACTTTtcggagaagaaaagaagacaaacTAAATGGCACGTGTTTTTGAACTATCGTGGCCCTGATACTCGACGTGGCTTTGCTGCTTACCTCTACATTAGCCTTGTGGCTGCAAAAATCAAAGTATTTAGCACTTATGATCCCTCCCTCATAGGTACATATGTTGGCTGTGAGATTCAGAATGCCATTGACCACTGCAAGATATCTATTCCTATTCTCTCTGAAAATTATGCCTCCTCTTGTTATTGCCTCGATGAGCTAGCTCAAATGGTTGAATGCAAGAGAACCAAGGGGCAAAAAATAATGCCCATCTTCTATAAAGTGAAGCCCTCAAACGTGCGAGACGTATCGCATCGTTTTGGAGAGGACATGCGTCTACACAAGGAGCTGGTCAACGAAATTGCTTACGAGCGGTGGGAGCGAGCTCTTAGAGAGGTTGGGTCTTCCAAAGGATGGGTATCAGAGAAAATTGCCAATGG GCACGAAGGAGTACTTGTGAAACGGGTCGTCAAGGAGGTTTCGAGGTTATTGAACAATCCCCAAACACATGAACCTCCATCCCCGTCCACTAAATACTGA
- the LOC115729356 gene encoding monothiol glutaredoxin-S15, mitochondrial isoform X1, whose translation MARALSNLLFKGITGSPAGCSNRMVSASFIQRGMTYSTTAPNDPDTHDDFKPMDKFQDTATSLKDVVEQDVKENPVMIYMKGVPEFPQCGFSSLAVRVLKHYNAPLSARNILENAELKSAVKAFSHWPTFPQIFIKGEFIGGSDIIMNMHQSGELKEKLKDIAANQEKSA comes from the exons ATGGCAAGAGCCTTATCAAACCTACTATTCAAGGGCATTACAGGGTCCCCAGCAGGATGCTCTAATAGAATG GTATCTGCATCGTTTATTCAAAGAGGAATGACATACTCCACAACTGCACCAAATGACCCTGACACACATGATGACTTCAAACCTATGGATAAGTTTCAGGACACTGCCACTTCTCTAAAGGATGTTGTTGAACAG GATGTCAAGGAAAATCCTGTGATGATATACATGAAAGGGGTCCCTGAGTTTCCGCAGTGTGGGTTCAGCTCTCTAGCTGTAAGAGTATTGAAACATTACA ATGCTCCATTAAGTGCTAGgaatattttggaaaatgcagAGCTGAAAAGTGCTGTGAAAGCTTTCAG TCACTGGCCGACGTTCCCCCAGATATTCATCAAGGGGGAGTTCATTGGAGGTTCTGATATTATAATGAATATGCACCAG AGTGGAGAGCTGAAGGAGAAGCTCAAGGATATTGCAGCCAACCAGGAAAAGTCTGCCTAG
- the LOC115729354 gene encoding disease resistance-like protein DSC1, protein MGKKEMNIAPDLSEGQLWRWPPARAWPHGFRARIVVERDDKTGGEFWKTTNNEEKECPRNYNTRPSVLAFLQVPAAEHEHGPSALPRVPELRRRRHSDWFRRFPLQQPGSCWVHVFRHDDMLPVGKQIGQENLWAIRRCRIAVPIVSEQYAQSNWCIRELIEIVCCHRHYGKLVFPIFYQLEVEDVRDQLGSFKKALCTLKKQSSTEEMQEWREALTFVARIKGWISKTVANGHEGELVKMVVAKVSSELKTTWIERLPMFPILMSNYYRIIASCRIKEEKIIAKCSWPFVTLILDSTCCLPLHQPCARSLQEDMLQLKVNELIHGYIFERWERGLKEVESSHEWARRGTRKTGRQGGFKVVE, encoded by the exons ATggggaagaaagaaatgaatatCGCCCCAGATCTAAGTGAGGGCCAGCTGTGGCGGTGGCCACCTGCGAGGGCTTGGCCACATGGTTTTCGTGCGAGAATAGTCGTAGAACGTGACGATAAAACTGGTGGAGAGTTCTG GAAAACTACGAACAATGAAGAAAAGGAATGCCCCCGCAACTATAACACTAGACCCTCTGTCCTTGCATTCTTACAGGTTCCTGCAGCAGAACACGAGCATGGTCCCTCGGCATTACCACGTGTTCCTGAGCTACGGCGGCGGAGACACTCGGACTGGTTTCGCCGATTTCCTCTACAACAGCCTGGTAGCTGCTGGGTCCACGTGTTCAGGCACGACGACATGCTCCCTGTCGGCAAGCAGATTGGCCAGGAGAACCTCTGGGCCATTAGGAGATGTAGGATCGCAGTTCCCATCGTTTCCGAACAGTATGCACAGAGCAATTGGTGCATCCGCGAGCTCATCGAGATCGTGTGTTGCCACAGACATTATGGCAAATTAGTCTTCCCTATATTCTATCAACTGGAGGTTGAAGATGTACGTGATCAACTCGGTAGCTTTAAAAAGGCTCTATGTACGCTTAAGAAGCAGTCCAGCACAGAAGAAATGCAAGAATGGCGAGAAGCGTTGACTTTTGTGGCGAGGATTAAAGGATGGATATCAAAGACTGTTGCTAATGG GCACGAAGGGGAGCTGGTGAAAATGGTGGTCGCAAAGGTTTCGAGTGAATTGAAGACGACATGGATCGAACGGCTCCCCATGTTTCCTATACTGATGTCTAATTATTAC CGCATCATTGCTTCTTGCagaataaaagaagagaaaataattgcCAAGTGCTCTTGGCCTTTCGTGACCCTCATACTCGATTCGACTTGCTGCTTACCTCTACATCAGCCTT GTGCGAGATCACTTCAAGAAGACATGCTTCAACTTAAAGTTAATGAGTTGATCCATGGATATATTTTTGAGCGGTGGGAGCGAGGTCTCAAAGAGGTCGAATCCTCCCACGAATGG GCACGAAGGGGTACCCGTAAAACTGGTCGTCAAGGAGGTTTCAAGGTTGTTGAATGA
- the LOC115729356 gene encoding monothiol glutaredoxin-S15, mitochondrial isoform X2 has protein sequence MTYSTTAPNDPDTHDDFKPMDKFQDTATSLKDVVEQDVKENPVMIYMKGVPEFPQCGFSSLAVRVLKHYNAPLSARNILENAELKSAVKAFSHWPTFPQIFIKGEFIGGSDIIMNMHQSGELKEKLKDIAANQEKSA, from the exons ATGACATACTCCACAACTGCACCAAATGACCCTGACACACATGATGACTTCAAACCTATGGATAAGTTTCAGGACACTGCCACTTCTCTAAAGGATGTTGTTGAACAG GATGTCAAGGAAAATCCTGTGATGATATACATGAAAGGGGTCCCTGAGTTTCCGCAGTGTGGGTTCAGCTCTCTAGCTGTAAGAGTATTGAAACATTACA ATGCTCCATTAAGTGCTAGgaatattttggaaaatgcagAGCTGAAAAGTGCTGTGAAAGCTTTCAG TCACTGGCCGACGTTCCCCCAGATATTCATCAAGGGGGAGTTCATTGGAGGTTCTGATATTATAATGAATATGCACCAG AGTGGAGAGCTGAAGGAGAAGCTCAAGGATATTGCAGCCAACCAGGAAAAGTCTGCCTAG
- the LOC115729355 gene encoding uncharacterized protein LOC115729355, with translation MNVLAIILLAHLCVYTCRFMQKKRRAVPRNYDVFLSFKGGDTRTGFTDFLYNSLLAAGFHVFRDDDALPVGDKIGPGIFQAIRKCRVAIPIISEQYVHSHWCVRELAEIMDCHERHRKPVFPIFYKVDVVDVLRERRKFKEALHKHERKWGPKVPKWQKALISVARIKGWRSKAIANGHEGELVKMVVARVSSELQTMWIERLPMFPILMSSYPIRSVSLYFSEKKRRESEWQVFLAFHGPDTRCGFAAFLYISLVAAGIRVFSNNDPSLIGTDLSRETRNAIGVCKISIPILSKNFASSRWRLKELAQMVETKGQKILPIFYKVKPSHVRKVSHRFGREMLQHKELVDLDTYGRWERALKEVGSFKGWESERIANGHEAVLVKQVVKEVSRLLNNPRTHDPLSPIPTD, from the exons atgaatgtcCTGGCAATAATTCTTCTAGCCCATCTCTGTGTGTATACTTGCAGATTCATGCAGAAGAAAAGAAGGGCAGTCCCTCGGAACTACGACGTGTTCTTGAGTTTCAAAGGTGGTGACACTCGCACTGGGTTCACCGATTTCCTCTACAACAGCCTGTTAGCTGCTGGGTTTCACGTGTTTAGGGATGACGACGCGCTCCCAGTCGGTGACAAGATAGGCCCGGGGATTTTCCAGGCCATCAGGAAATGTAGGGTCGCAATCCCTATCATCTCGGAACAGTATGTGCACAGTCACTGGTGCGTCCGCGAGCTCGCTGAGATCATGGATTGCCACGAAAGGCATCGCAAACCAGTCTTCCCTATATTCTACAAGGTGGATGTTGTTGATGTACTCCGCGAACGCCGTAAATTTAAAGAAGCTCTACATAAACATGAGAGGAAGTGGGGCCCAAAAGTGCCAAAATGGCAGAAAGCGCTGATTTCTGTAGCGAGGATTAAAGGATGGAGATCAAAGGCCATTGCTAATGG GCATGAAGGAGAGCTGGTGAAAATGGTGGTTGCAAGGGTTTCAAGTGAATTGCAGACAATGTGGATCGAACGGCTGCCCATGTTTCCCATATTGATGTCTAGTTACCCCATAAGATCAG TCTCTCTTTACTTTTccgagaagaaaagaagagaaagcgaATGGCAAGTGTTCTTGGCCTTTCACGGCCCTGATACTCGATGTGGCTTTGCTGCTTTCCTCTACATCAGCCTTGTGGCTGCAGGAATCAGAGTGTTTAGCAATAATGATCCGTCCCTCATAGGTACAGATCTTTCTCGTGAGACTCGCAATGCCATCGGCGTCTGCAAGATATCCATTCCCATTCTCTCTAAAAATTTTGCTTCCTCTCGTTGGCGCCTCAAGGAGCTAGCTCAAATGGTTGAAACGAAGGGGCAAAAGATATTGCCCATCTTTTATAAAGTGAAGCCCTCACATGTGCGAAAAGTATCACATCGTTTTGGACGGGAAATGCTTCAACACAAGGAGCTGGTCGACCTAGATACTTATGGGAGGTGGGAGCGAGCTCTCAAGGAGGTTGGGTCCTTCAAAGGATGGGAATCCGAGAGAATCGCCAATGG GCATGAAGCGGTACTTGTGAAACAAGTCGTCAAGGAGGTTTCGAGGCTGTTGAACAATCCTCGAACACATGATCCCCTATCACCCATACCCACCGACTAG